The Glycine soja cultivar W05 chromosome 6, ASM419377v2, whole genome shotgun sequence genome has a window encoding:
- the LOC114415886 gene encoding DDT domain-containing protein DDB_G0282237-like isoform X1, with protein MPLLKRKPFVLPEPPDDLEPHENVYQIRFTKEIFQDYNDYLNRLNQYRQRVWTCKITGKSGLTYEEALVSEKHAAEKVQQIPEELVAPALRIIHYSMLPLKDLADSIAEKLQEQLFVGAQLYGKKNDRVRPCKVLKVMQEDAENVRYVVAWLDENNNIIEREEVSSQDLVQKKPCFSRNILKSFIRKSTYRNAPWVLHDKLAKKHGISTDIPEELRRKFFFNNGLVVCTKKRKNEEESIKYPIDDLLVKPSPDDPVFSSRPSPSRDFNVPIYCVGDLLMVWDFFMSFGKLLRLSPYSLKDFENAISHKESNVVLLVESHAVLLRVLIKGDYEYSAAVLEKIQKKITLISWKDYLSDFLEMINIPKLRQHEATIKRGDYGYVDVNAKLEIFRELVNRALGTAFVREKLDEFIEQRTVLGAAKREEAIEAAGKRRKVKEQLKADFERNCGENGHHLGTVLGAAKREEAIEAAGKRRKVKEQLKADFERNCGENGHHLGHDASVSTNNNHRIQNGVAGKNRNGEIESSRQRDALDSGIKHSNIDSKIKAKKFNLELNRTAEIVEVSRKESKKQPGGDKDQSEKSAEQRSEYFDREMEKWRIRTSPLGKDRYYNRYWWFHRDGRIFVESSDSKEWGFYSSKEELDALMSSLNCKGERERALHKQLEIYYNRICSELQKSSKDLVHKVAQDDSMVRRSTRVRAPPRENPSKAFLKYANVWKEE; from the exons ATGCCGCTTTTGAAGAGAAAGCCTTTTGTGTTGCCTGAGCCACCTGATGATTTGGAGCCGCACGAGAATGTTTATCAAATTCGatttacaaaagaaatatttcaagattacaa TGATTATTTGAATCGTCTAAATCAGTATCGCCAGAGGGTTTGGACATGCAAAATTACTGGAAAATCTGGCTTGACTTATGAAGAGGCTCTGGTGTCAGAGAAGCATGCTGCTGAGAAAGTTCAACAGATTCCGGAAGAATTAGTGGCACCTGCTCTAAGGATTATCCACTACA GCATGCTCCCTTTGAAGGATCTTGCTGATTCTATTGCTGAAAAGTTGCAGGAACAGTTGTTTGTGGGCGCTCAATTGTATGGAAAAAAGAATGACAGAGTACGTCCATGTAAAGTATTGAAAGTGATGCAGGAAGATGCTGAAAATGTCCGCTATGTGGTAGCTTGGCTTGatgaaaacaataatattattgaaAGAGAAGAAGTCAGCTCTCAAGATTTGGTACAGAAGAAGCCATGTTTTAGTAGAAATATTTTGAAGTCTTTTATTCGCAAATCTACATATCGAAATGCTCCTTGGGTTTTACATGATAAACTGGCAAAAAAACATGGAATCTCTACTGACATTCCAGAGGAGTTAAGGAGAAAGTTTTTCTTCAACAATGGGCTTGTGGTCtgcaccaaaaaaagaaaaaatgag GAAGAGTCAATCAAATATCCAATTGATGATCTATTAGTGAAGCCTAGTCCAGATGATCCTGTTTTCAGTAGTCGTCCTTCTCCATCAAGAGACTTTAATGTTCCAATTTATTGTGTAGGGGATCTCTTAAtggtttgggatttttttatgtcttttggtAAACTGTTGCGGTTGTCTCCTTACTCTCTCAAAGATTTTGAAAATGCAATTAGCCACAAGGAAAGCAATGTAGTTCTTCTAGTGGAATCTCATGCAGTACTCTTACGAGTGCTCATCAAAGGTGATTATGAATACTCTGCAGCTGTTCTGGAAAAAATACAGAAGAAG attACATTGATTAGTTGGAAAGACTATCTATCTGATTTTCTAGAAATGATCAATATTCCCAAGTTGCGGCaacatgaagcaacaattaaacGGGGAGATTATGGTTATGTAGATGTCAATGCTAAATTAGAAATCTTTCGTGAACTAGTCAATAGAGCGCTTGGAACTGCTTTTGTCAGGGAAAAATTGGATGAGTTTATTGAACAGAGGACGGTACTGGGGGCCGCTAAAAGGGAAGAAGCAATTGAAGCTGCtgggaagagaagaaaagtaaAGGAGCAGTTGAAAGCTGATTTTGAAAGGAACTGTGGCGAGAATGGGCATCATCTTGGCACGGTACTGGGGGCCGCTAAAAGAGAAGAAGCAATTGAAGCTGCtgggaagagaagaaaagtaaAGGAGCAGTTGAAAGCTGATTTTGAAAGGAACTGTGGCGAGAATGGGCATCATCTTGGCCATGATGCAAGTGTGTCAACAAATAATAATCACAGAATACAGAATGGTGTCGCTGGAAAGAATAGAAACGGAGAGATAGAATCATCTAGGCAAAGAGATGCATTGGATAG tGGGATCAAGCATTCAAACATTGATTCAAAAATAAAGGCTAAAAAGTTCAATTTGGAGCTGAATAGAACAGCAGAAATTGTGGAAGTATCCAGAAAGGAATCAAAGAAACAACCAGGGGGTGATAAGGATCAATCAGAGAAAAGTGCAGAACAGAGG AGTGAATATTTTGATCGGGAGATGGAGAAATGGCGAATTCGTACAAGTCCCTTGGGTAAGGACAGATATTATAATAGGTATTGGTGGTTTCACCGTGATGGGAGGATATTTGTTGAAAGTTCTGACTCCAAGGAGTGGGGATTCTACAGTAGCAAAGAAGAG CTTGATGCATTGATGAGTTCACTGAATTGCAAAGGTGAAAGGGAAAGGGCACTGCATAAACAACtggaaatatattataatagaaTATG CTCAGAACTGCAGAAAAGTTCAAAGGATTTGGTGCATAAGGTTGCCCAGGATGACTCTATGGTCCGAAGGTCTACTCGTGTTCGGGCTCCACCTAGGGAAAATCCTTCCAAAGCTTTCCTCAAATATGCCAATGTGTGGAAAGAAGAGTAA
- the LOC114415886 gene encoding DDT domain-containing protein DDB_G0282237-like isoform X2: MPLLKRKPFVLPEPPDDLEPHENVYQIRFTKEIFQDYNDYLNRLNQYRQRVWTCKITGKSGLTYEEALVSEKHAAEKVQQIPEELVAPALRIIHYSMLPLKDLADSIAEKLQEQLFVGAQLYGKKNDRVRPCKVLKVMQEDAENVRYVVAWLDENNNIIEREEVSSQDLVQKKPCFSRNILKSFIRKSTYRNAPWVLHDKLAKKHGISTDIPEELRRKFFFNNGLVVCTKKRKNEEESIKYPIDDLLVKPSPDDPVFSSRPSPSRDFNVPIYCVGDLLMVWDFFMSFGKLLRLSPYSLKDFENAISHKESNVVLLVESHAVLLRVLIKGDYEYSAAVLEKIQKKITLISWKDYLSDFLEMINIPKLRQHEATIKRGDYGYVDVNAKLEIFRELVNRALGTAFVREKLDEFIEQRTVLGAAKREEAIEAAGKRRKVKEQLKADFERNCGENGHHLGTVLGAAKREEAIEAAGKRRKVKEQLKADFERNCGENGHHLGHDASVSTNNNHRIQNGVAGKNRNGEIESSRQRDALDSGIKHSNIDSKIKAKKFNLELNRTAEIVEVSRKESKKQPGGDKDQSEKSAEQRSEYFDREMEKWRIRTSPLGKDRYYNRYWWFHRDGRIFVESSDSKEWGFYSSKEELDALMSSLNCKGERERALHKQLEIYYNRI; this comes from the exons ATGCCGCTTTTGAAGAGAAAGCCTTTTGTGTTGCCTGAGCCACCTGATGATTTGGAGCCGCACGAGAATGTTTATCAAATTCGatttacaaaagaaatatttcaagattacaa TGATTATTTGAATCGTCTAAATCAGTATCGCCAGAGGGTTTGGACATGCAAAATTACTGGAAAATCTGGCTTGACTTATGAAGAGGCTCTGGTGTCAGAGAAGCATGCTGCTGAGAAAGTTCAACAGATTCCGGAAGAATTAGTGGCACCTGCTCTAAGGATTATCCACTACA GCATGCTCCCTTTGAAGGATCTTGCTGATTCTATTGCTGAAAAGTTGCAGGAACAGTTGTTTGTGGGCGCTCAATTGTATGGAAAAAAGAATGACAGAGTACGTCCATGTAAAGTATTGAAAGTGATGCAGGAAGATGCTGAAAATGTCCGCTATGTGGTAGCTTGGCTTGatgaaaacaataatattattgaaAGAGAAGAAGTCAGCTCTCAAGATTTGGTACAGAAGAAGCCATGTTTTAGTAGAAATATTTTGAAGTCTTTTATTCGCAAATCTACATATCGAAATGCTCCTTGGGTTTTACATGATAAACTGGCAAAAAAACATGGAATCTCTACTGACATTCCAGAGGAGTTAAGGAGAAAGTTTTTCTTCAACAATGGGCTTGTGGTCtgcaccaaaaaaagaaaaaatgag GAAGAGTCAATCAAATATCCAATTGATGATCTATTAGTGAAGCCTAGTCCAGATGATCCTGTTTTCAGTAGTCGTCCTTCTCCATCAAGAGACTTTAATGTTCCAATTTATTGTGTAGGGGATCTCTTAAtggtttgggatttttttatgtcttttggtAAACTGTTGCGGTTGTCTCCTTACTCTCTCAAAGATTTTGAAAATGCAATTAGCCACAAGGAAAGCAATGTAGTTCTTCTAGTGGAATCTCATGCAGTACTCTTACGAGTGCTCATCAAAGGTGATTATGAATACTCTGCAGCTGTTCTGGAAAAAATACAGAAGAAG attACATTGATTAGTTGGAAAGACTATCTATCTGATTTTCTAGAAATGATCAATATTCCCAAGTTGCGGCaacatgaagcaacaattaaacGGGGAGATTATGGTTATGTAGATGTCAATGCTAAATTAGAAATCTTTCGTGAACTAGTCAATAGAGCGCTTGGAACTGCTTTTGTCAGGGAAAAATTGGATGAGTTTATTGAACAGAGGACGGTACTGGGGGCCGCTAAAAGGGAAGAAGCAATTGAAGCTGCtgggaagagaagaaaagtaaAGGAGCAGTTGAAAGCTGATTTTGAAAGGAACTGTGGCGAGAATGGGCATCATCTTGGCACGGTACTGGGGGCCGCTAAAAGAGAAGAAGCAATTGAAGCTGCtgggaagagaagaaaagtaaAGGAGCAGTTGAAAGCTGATTTTGAAAGGAACTGTGGCGAGAATGGGCATCATCTTGGCCATGATGCAAGTGTGTCAACAAATAATAATCACAGAATACAGAATGGTGTCGCTGGAAAGAATAGAAACGGAGAGATAGAATCATCTAGGCAAAGAGATGCATTGGATAG tGGGATCAAGCATTCAAACATTGATTCAAAAATAAAGGCTAAAAAGTTCAATTTGGAGCTGAATAGAACAGCAGAAATTGTGGAAGTATCCAGAAAGGAATCAAAGAAACAACCAGGGGGTGATAAGGATCAATCAGAGAAAAGTGCAGAACAGAGG AGTGAATATTTTGATCGGGAGATGGAGAAATGGCGAATTCGTACAAGTCCCTTGGGTAAGGACAGATATTATAATAGGTATTGGTGGTTTCACCGTGATGGGAGGATATTTGTTGAAAGTTCTGACTCCAAGGAGTGGGGATTCTACAGTAGCAAAGAAGAG CTTGATGCATTGATGAGTTCACTGAATTGCAAAGGTGAAAGGGAAAGGGCACTGCATAAACAACtggaaatatattataatagaaTATG A